In Ensifer canadensis, a genomic segment contains:
- a CDS encoding methyl-accepting chemotaxis protein yields the protein MLIKTKLLSAIALLSLIAIGIAVYSQHALAENSATMDAVYADRIVPLKNLKATSDAFAVSIVDAAHKVRNGNETMEAGLASVNDARQVITANWDAYVATSMTPEEQKLVENAKQQMVVAMDSIATLTKILSERDSAALDSFVRTSLYETIDPLTETISEISDLQVHLSDKVFQEQHREFETVRAVSIGIILLVLALAAGTYLVVSRGVIGPLARQIGAMRKLIDGHLEDDGSNVTGKDEIAEMARAIQSFREAARSNLRLQAEAEESRRNGEAERTRMQDEAEEAAQQKLIQATSGLATGLQRLADGDLAVRLEEPFSAEFEQLRHDLNKAAAQLNDAMLAVADSAGNIGMGTREISQSADDLSKRTEQQAASLEETAAALDQITANVSNSSRRTEEARDVAGEAKTSATQSAVVVANAVEAMRRIEESSSQISSIIGVIDEIAFQTNLLALNAGVEAARAGDAGKGFAVVAQEVRELAQRSAKAAKEIKELIRSSSSEVESGVRLVRDTGEALKTIEAHVITINEHMAAIATSAREQSVGLAEVNTAVNQMDQVTQRNAAMVEEANAASATLAQEGTNLRALIGRFQLSGETRAAAKPEARRTPPRAVTPQQHANIGNRPPAVRSAGYAVQGNAALSTEGWAEF from the coding sequence ATGCTGATCAAGACCAAGCTCCTGAGTGCGATTGCACTGTTGTCACTCATCGCGATCGGCATTGCCGTCTACAGCCAGCATGCGCTTGCCGAAAACAGCGCGACGATGGATGCGGTCTATGCCGACCGTATCGTTCCCTTGAAAAATCTGAAGGCAACATCGGACGCTTTTGCCGTCTCGATCGTCGACGCGGCGCACAAGGTGCGCAACGGAAACGAGACGATGGAGGCCGGTCTTGCCTCGGTCAACGACGCCCGGCAGGTGATAACCGCCAATTGGGACGCCTATGTCGCGACCTCTATGACACCGGAGGAGCAGAAGCTTGTCGAGAACGCCAAGCAGCAGATGGTGGTCGCGATGGACTCGATCGCAACGCTGACGAAAATCCTGTCTGAGCGTGATTCTGCGGCGCTCGACAGCTTCGTTCGCACCTCGCTTTACGAAACCATCGATCCCTTGACCGAGACCATCTCGGAAATTTCCGACCTTCAGGTGCACTTGTCGGACAAGGTCTTTCAGGAACAGCATCGCGAATTCGAAACGGTGCGAGCTGTCAGCATCGGCATCATCCTGCTCGTTCTCGCGCTGGCTGCTGGAACCTACCTGGTGGTTTCACGTGGCGTCATCGGTCCGCTCGCCAGGCAGATCGGGGCGATGCGCAAGCTGATCGACGGCCATCTCGAAGACGACGGATCGAATGTGACCGGCAAGGACGAAATCGCCGAGATGGCCCGCGCCATCCAGTCGTTCCGGGAAGCGGCCCGATCCAACCTTCGTCTGCAGGCCGAGGCCGAGGAAAGCCGCCGCAATGGCGAAGCGGAACGCACGCGGATGCAGGACGAGGCCGAAGAGGCCGCGCAGCAGAAATTGATCCAGGCGACGTCAGGCCTTGCGACCGGCTTGCAGCGGCTGGCCGACGGCGATCTCGCCGTGCGGCTGGAGGAACCCTTCTCCGCAGAGTTCGAGCAGTTGCGTCACGACCTCAACAAGGCCGCCGCGCAGCTCAACGATGCCATGCTCGCCGTCGCTGACAGCGCCGGCAATATCGGCATGGGCACCCGCGAAATCAGCCAGAGCGCCGACGACCTGTCGAAACGCACGGAGCAACAGGCGGCATCCCTGGAGGAAACGGCAGCGGCCCTCGACCAGATCACCGCCAATGTCAGCAATTCCTCGCGCCGGACGGAGGAAGCCCGCGACGTGGCAGGCGAAGCAAAGACCAGCGCGACGCAGTCGGCCGTCGTCGTGGCCAATGCCGTCGAGGCGATGCGGCGGATCGAAGAATCATCCAGTCAGATTTCCAGCATCATCGGTGTGATCGATGAGATCGCCTTTCAGACCAACCTTTTGGCGCTGAACGCCGGCGTCGAGGCAGCGCGGGCGGGCGACGCCGGCAAGGGATTTGCGGTCGTGGCGCAGGAAGTGCGCGAACTGGCGCAGCGTTCGGCAAAGGCAGCCAAGGAAATCAAGGAACTGATTCGCAGCTCCAGCTCCGAAGTCGAGAGCGGGGTGCGGCTGGTGCGCGACACCGGCGAGGCGCTCAAGACCATCGAGGCGCACGTCATCACCATCAACGAGCATATGGCTGCCATCGCCACCTCGGCCCGGGAACAGTCGGTAGGGCTGGCCGAGGTCAATACCGCCGTCAACCAGATGGATCAGGTGACGCAGCGCAACGCCGCCATGGTCGAGGAGGCGAATGCCGCGTCGGCGACGCTTGCCCAGGAAGGCACGAACCTTCGCGCCCTGATCGGAAGGTTCCAACTTTCCGGGGAAACCCGTGCCGCGGCCAAGCCAGAGGCGCGGCGGACGCCGCCCCGCGCCGTCACGCCCCAACAGCACGCGAACATCGGAAACCGACCGCCTGCGGTACGATCGGCTGGGTATGCGGTGCAGGGCAACGCGGCCTTGTCCACCGAAGGCTGGGCCGAGTTCTGA
- a CDS encoding L,D-transpeptidase: protein MRFRNAFLLCSLAATLAVAGCSTTSTKSETASGEPAPVAEQVASDQIFSGNYGAVEDHGYALPAVPINKVDGRFHRQIVDYSTSERPGTIVVNTPNRFLYYVLPGGKAVRYGIGVGKAGFAWEGEAYIAWKQEWPMWHPPKEMAERKPEVAKYVEAGMGPGLKNPLGARALYLFNDQGKDTLFRLHGTPEWSSIGTAASSGCIRLMNQDIIDLYSRVRPGKNARVVVQQ, encoded by the coding sequence ATGCGCTTCCGCAATGCCTTCCTCCTGTGCAGCCTGGCGGCGACACTCGCCGTAGCCGGCTGCTCGACAACTTCGACCAAGTCCGAGACGGCAAGCGGTGAGCCTGCTCCCGTTGCGGAACAGGTCGCTTCGGATCAGATCTTTTCGGGCAATTATGGCGCAGTTGAGGATCACGGTTACGCGCTCCCTGCAGTTCCGATCAACAAGGTCGATGGCCGCTTCCATCGCCAGATCGTCGATTATTCGACGAGCGAGCGTCCCGGCACCATCGTCGTCAACACCCCGAACCGGTTCCTCTACTACGTGCTGCCCGGCGGCAAGGCCGTTCGCTACGGAATCGGCGTCGGCAAGGCCGGCTTTGCATGGGAAGGCGAAGCCTATATCGCCTGGAAGCAGGAATGGCCGATGTGGCACCCGCCGAAGGAAATGGCGGAACGGAAGCCGGAAGTGGCCAAGTATGTCGAGGCAGGCATGGGCCCGGGCCTGAAGAACCCGCTCGGCGCTCGTGCACTCTATCTCTTCAACGACCAGGGCAAGGACACGCTGTTCCGCCTGCATGGCACGCCGGAATGGTCGTCGATCGGCACGGCCGCTTCGTCGGGCTGCATCCGTCTGATGAACCAGGACATCATCGATCTCTACTCCCGCGTTCGTCCGGGCAAGAACGCACGCGTGGTCGTTCAGCAGTAA
- a CDS encoding MmcB family DNA repair protein translates to MTILSIHDDNPLVDGRQSNRALMVRRGVQRLFTELRHAVLPELTLASGRRADLISLSAKGEIWIVEIKTSIEDFRVDRKWPDYRQHCDRLFFATHGDVPLDIFPDDCGLLLSDGYDGHIIREAPEHRLAPATRKSVLQLFARTAAQRLMLAEWAAERNGELGNSIRDIVSGSRDGSAEG, encoded by the coding sequence ATGACAATTCTCTCTATCCATGACGACAACCCTCTCGTGGACGGTCGACAATCGAATCGCGCGCTCATGGTGCGCCGCGGGGTTCAGCGGCTTTTCACGGAATTGCGCCACGCGGTGCTGCCGGAATTGACGCTCGCCAGCGGCCGGCGTGCCGATCTCATCTCGCTGTCGGCGAAGGGCGAAATCTGGATCGTCGAGATCAAGACGTCGATCGAGGATTTCCGCGTCGATCGCAAATGGCCTGATTATCGGCAGCACTGCGACCGGCTGTTCTTCGCCACCCATGGTGACGTCCCGCTCGATATCTTTCCGGATGATTGTGGATTGCTGCTGTCGGATGGCTACGACGGACACATCATTCGCGAGGCACCGGAACACCGGCTTGCACCGGCAACCCGCAAGTCCGTGCTGCAGCTCTTTGCCCGCACCGCCGCACAACGGCTGATGCTGGCGGAGTGGGCTGCCGAGCGCAATGGCGAACTCGGCAACTCCATTCGCGATATCGTTTCCGGCTCCCGCGACGGGTCAGCCGAGGGTTGA
- a CDS encoding ActR/PrrA/RegA family redox response regulator transcription factor: protein MTEKSTASPSTHAQDAELIGPDRTLLLVDDDAPFLRRLARAMEARGFTVDIAESVAEGIAKAKGNPPKYAVIDLRLGDGSGLDVIEAIRSRRDDTRMIMLTGYGNIATAVNAVKLGAVDYLAKPADADDIFAALVQRQGERVEPPENPMSADRVRWEHIQRVYEMCERNVSETARRLNMHRRTLQRILAKRAPK, encoded by the coding sequence ATGACCGAAAAATCGACAGCTTCGCCCAGCACGCACGCCCAGGACGCCGAACTGATCGGACCGGACAGAACGCTGCTGCTCGTCGACGATGACGCGCCGTTCCTTCGACGCCTCGCCCGCGCCATGGAAGCGCGCGGCTTTACCGTCGATATCGCCGAGTCCGTTGCCGAAGGCATCGCCAAGGCGAAGGGCAACCCGCCGAAATACGCCGTCATCGATCTGAGGCTCGGCGACGGCAGCGGCCTCGACGTAATCGAGGCGATCCGCAGCCGCCGTGACGACACCCGCATGATCATGCTTACCGGCTACGGCAATATTGCAACGGCCGTGAATGCGGTGAAGCTCGGCGCGGTCGACTACCTCGCCAAGCCTGCCGACGCCGACGACATCTTCGCAGCACTGGTGCAGCGCCAGGGCGAACGGGTCGAACCACCGGAAAACCCGATGTCGGCCGACCGGGTGCGGTGGGAGCATATCCAGCGCGTCTATGAGATGTGCGAGCGCAACGTGTCGGAGACGGCGCGTCGGCTCAACATGCATCGCCGAACGCTGCAGCGGATCCTGGCAAAACGCGCGCCGAAGTAG
- a CDS encoding ActS/PrrB/RegB family redox-sensitive histidine kinase, producing MTAVALEHNDPTSNRSLRLQTLIRLRWLAVGGQSIAVIITTLWLQFPLPLLLCLVLIATLALVNTYLTLRFPPTHRLRPPAAFALLGLDLAQLTGLLFITGGLANPFAPLLCVPVIISSASQPKPHSIVLAGLAVIGVTVLAFSPFPLPWYPGTLLLMPRVLTAGIWFAIVSMTAFAAFYTYRVSLEASELSEALTATELVLQREKHLSQLDGLAAAAAHELGTPLATISVVAKEMERELGDDPRFGEDVHLLRSQSERCRDILKRLTTLSSESEEHMRLLPLSSLVEEVMAPHREFGIHINLVEKGDKASEPVGNRNAGILYGLGNLLENAVDYAKQEVTVTVEHTADHVKVTIADDGDGFAPDILMRIGEPYVTRRQKDDSAGGLGLGLFIAKTLLERSGARLRFENGGADRPGAKVSVEWPRALMDTKLAK from the coding sequence ATGACGGCAGTGGCACTGGAACACAATGATCCGACTTCGAACAGAAGCCTGCGCCTGCAGACGCTCATTCGCCTGCGCTGGCTTGCGGTCGGCGGCCAATCGATCGCCGTCATCATCACAACGCTGTGGCTGCAGTTTCCGCTGCCCTTGCTCTTGTGCCTGGTGCTGATTGCCACATTGGCGCTGGTCAACACCTACCTCACCCTGCGCTTCCCCCCGACGCACCGGTTGCGACCGCCGGCCGCGTTTGCCTTGCTCGGGCTCGATCTCGCGCAGCTGACCGGCCTGCTCTTCATCACCGGCGGGCTTGCCAATCCGTTTGCGCCGCTGCTTTGCGTTCCGGTCATCATTTCCTCGGCCTCGCAGCCGAAGCCGCACAGCATCGTTCTTGCCGGCCTTGCGGTCATCGGTGTCACCGTCCTTGCCTTTTCGCCGTTCCCGCTGCCCTGGTATCCCGGCACGCTTCTCTTGATGCCGCGGGTGCTGACGGCCGGCATCTGGTTCGCGATCGTGTCGATGACGGCCTTTGCCGCGTTCTATACCTACCGCGTCTCGCTCGAAGCGAGCGAACTGTCGGAGGCGTTGACGGCGACCGAGCTCGTGCTCCAGCGTGAAAAACACCTTTCGCAGCTCGACGGCCTGGCGGCGGCCGCTGCCCACGAGCTCGGCACGCCGCTTGCCACGATCAGTGTCGTTGCCAAGGAAATGGAGCGTGAGCTCGGTGACGACCCACGCTTCGGCGAGGACGTGCATCTGCTGCGCAGCCAGAGCGAGCGATGCCGCGACATTCTCAAGCGGCTGACGACGCTGTCCTCCGAAAGCGAAGAGCATATGCGGCTCTTGCCGCTATCCTCGCTGGTCGAGGAAGTGATGGCGCCGCACCGCGAGTTCGGCATTCACATCAATCTTGTCGAAAAGGGTGACAAGGCATCGGAGCCGGTCGGCAACCGCAATGCGGGCATTCTCTACGGGCTCGGCAATCTACTGGAAAATGCGGTCGACTATGCCAAGCAGGAGGTGACCGTGACGGTCGAGCACACCGCCGACCACGTCAAGGTGACGATTGCCGATGACGGCGATGGATTTGCCCCCGATATTCTGATGCGCATCGGCGAACCCTATGTCACGCGCAGGCAGAAGGATGACAGCGCCGGCGGCCTGGGGCTCGGCCTGTTCATTGCCAAGACCCTGCTCGAGCGGTCCGGCGCGCGCCTACGCTTCGAGAACGGCGGCGCCGATCGCCCCGGCGCCAAGGTCAGCGTCGAATGGCCGCGTGCGCTGATGGACACGAAACTGGCGAAATGA
- the hrpB gene encoding ATP-dependent helicase HrpB: MTLTLPALPVREVLPEIAEALDKARSVVLSAPPGAGKTTLVPLFLLEQPWLDGGKIVLLEPRRLAARAAAGRMAELLGEKVGETVGYRMRLDNRISAKTRIEVVTEGVFARMILDDPELAGVSAVLFDEFHERSLDADFGLALALDVQSALRDDLRIIVMSATLDVERVSKLLGDATVVESQGRSFPIDIRNQDRGGESVEDAVVRAIVEAHRSEEGSILAFLPGQAEITRTAARLADRFTADTTVVPLYGNLTQKEQDAAIRPAPKGTRKIVLATSIAETSITIDGVRIVIDSGLQRLPVFEASTGITRLETVRVSRASADQRAGRAGRTEPGIAIRLWHAGQTAALAAFTPPQILASDLSGLLLDMAHWGVTDPAALAFIDPPPETTLMEARKLLSELGALDGFGALTPRGRKIRDLALPPRLAAMAVSAAEEGQGEAACLLAVMLTEQGLGGNAIDLEDRLRRFRQERGERAEASRNLARRMAAELKGARKSSEPVQPGALLMHAFPDRIALQRGGRGRFVMANGRGAEIAETERLAAANMLVIADLTGRAGGQRVLAAAELSRADVDAHMPEAIVREEQSVFDRASRQVRARRVTRLGAIIFEEAPLPRPTGESAARALADGVRQLGLAVLPFSKEAMQLRDRIGFLYRSLGEPWPDVSDAALLATLEDWFVPFQHGVTAIADIKAGALSEGLLSLVPHDRQRELAKLAPTHFEAPTGQRHPIHYDGDEPLLSIRVQELFGLKKHPAIGDGRLPLLLELISPGRQPIQTTRDLPGFWAGSWRDVRADMRGRYPKHPWPENPAEAAPTTRAKPRGT, encoded by the coding sequence GTGACGCTTACCCTGCCCGCCTTGCCGGTTCGCGAGGTCCTGCCCGAGATCGCCGAAGCTCTCGACAAGGCCCGCTCCGTCGTGCTTTCGGCGCCACCCGGCGCCGGCAAGACGACGCTCGTGCCGCTGTTCCTGCTCGAGCAACCGTGGCTCGACGGCGGCAAGATCGTCCTGCTCGAACCCCGGCGGCTCGCCGCCCGGGCAGCGGCCGGGCGCATGGCGGAGCTACTCGGCGAGAAAGTGGGCGAAACCGTCGGCTATCGCATGCGACTCGACAACCGGATATCGGCCAAGACCCGGATCGAAGTAGTGACCGAAGGCGTTTTTGCCCGCATGATCCTCGACGATCCGGAGCTGGCGGGCGTCTCCGCGGTTCTCTTCGACGAATTTCACGAACGTTCACTCGATGCCGATTTCGGCCTGGCACTGGCGCTCGACGTCCAGTCTGCGCTGCGCGACGATCTCCGGATCATCGTCATGTCGGCAACACTCGACGTCGAGCGCGTTTCAAAACTGCTCGGTGACGCGACCGTCGTCGAAAGCCAGGGGCGTAGTTTCCCCATCGACATCCGCAACCAGGACCGCGGCGGCGAGAGCGTCGAGGACGCAGTCGTGCGCGCCATCGTCGAGGCGCATCGCAGCGAAGAAGGATCGATCCTCGCCTTTCTGCCGGGACAGGCCGAAATCACCCGGACGGCGGCACGGCTTGCCGACCGGTTTACAGCCGATACGACGGTCGTTCCGCTTTACGGAAACCTGACGCAGAAGGAGCAGGATGCGGCGATCCGGCCGGCGCCGAAAGGCACGCGCAAGATCGTTCTTGCCACCTCGATCGCCGAAACCTCGATCACCATCGACGGCGTGCGGATCGTCATCGACAGCGGCTTGCAGAGACTGCCGGTCTTCGAAGCGTCGACCGGCATCACCCGGCTTGAAACCGTGCGCGTCTCGCGTGCGTCGGCCGATCAGCGCGCCGGCCGAGCCGGGCGAACGGAGCCGGGCATTGCCATCCGCCTCTGGCATGCCGGCCAGACTGCAGCGCTTGCGGCCTTCACGCCGCCGCAGATCCTGGCCAGCGATCTTTCCGGACTGCTGCTCGACATGGCGCACTGGGGCGTCACCGATCCCGCAGCGCTTGCCTTCATCGACCCACCGCCGGAAACGACCCTGATGGAAGCGCGAAAGCTGCTGAGCGAGCTTGGCGCGCTCGATGGTTTCGGCGCGCTGACCCCAAGGGGACGCAAGATCCGTGATCTGGCCCTGCCGCCGCGCCTTGCGGCCATGGCGGTTTCGGCGGCCGAGGAGGGCCAGGGCGAGGCGGCCTGTCTGCTCGCGGTCATGCTGACGGAGCAAGGCCTTGGCGGCAACGCCATCGACCTGGAGGACCGGCTGCGCCGCTTTCGCCAGGAGCGCGGCGAGCGCGCCGAAGCCTCGCGCAATCTTGCCCGCCGCATGGCGGCGGAACTCAAAGGGGCGCGAAAGTCGAGCGAACCGGTCCAGCCCGGCGCCTTGCTGATGCACGCCTTCCCGGACCGCATCGCGCTTCAGCGCGGTGGCCGTGGGCGGTTCGTGATGGCAAACGGCCGTGGGGCCGAGATCGCCGAGACCGAGCGCCTCGCTGCGGCAAACATGCTTGTGATCGCCGACCTCACGGGCCGCGCCGGCGGCCAGCGCGTGCTGGCGGCGGCCGAGCTTTCGCGCGCCGACGTCGACGCGCATATGCCCGAAGCGATCGTGCGGGAAGAGCAAAGCGTCTTCGACCGGGCGAGCCGCCAGGTGCGCGCGCGCCGCGTCACCCGGCTGGGTGCGATCATCTTCGAGGAGGCGCCGCTTCCAAGACCGACTGGCGAAAGCGCAGCACGCGCGCTTGCCGATGGCGTTCGCCAGCTTGGACTGGCGGTCCTGCCGTTTTCCAAGGAGGCGATGCAACTGCGCGATCGCATCGGTTTCCTGTATCGCTCGCTCGGCGAACCCTGGCCGGACGTTTCCGACGCAGCCCTGCTTGCGACGCTCGAGGACTGGTTCGTTCCGTTTCAACACGGCGTCACCGCTATCGCCGACATCAAGGCCGGCGCGCTTTCCGAAGGATTGCTGTCGCTGGTCCCGCACGACCGGCAGCGGGAGCTGGCAAAACTGGCACCGACGCATTTCGAGGCGCCGACGGGACAACGGCATCCGATCCACTATGACGGCGACGAACCGCTTCTCTCCATCCGGGTGCAGGAACTCTTCGGGCTCAAAAAACACCCTGCTATCGGCGATGGCCGGCTGCCGCTGCTGCTCGAACTGATTTCGCCCGGCCGGCAGCCGATCCAGACCACGCGTGACCTGCCGGGTTTCTGGGCCGGGTCGTGGCGGGATGTCCGGGCCGACATGCGCGGGCGTTATCCCAAGCACCCCTGGCCGGAGAACCCGGCGGAGGCCGCGCCGACGACACGGGCAAAACCGCGTGGTACATGA
- a CDS encoding ATP-binding cassette domain-containing protein has protein sequence MRTPGKTMPLTLSDVTIRLADRLLLSVSATVMPGDVLTIMGPSGSGKSTLLAYIGGFLDPAFTASGAVLLGQDDLIALRPQQRHTGILFQDPLLFPHLSVGGNIVFAIPEAFKDRDVRRRMAENALDEGGLGGFFDRDPETLSGGQKARVALQRVLLSEPRLLLLDEPFSKLDMALRQQTRELVFAKARSAGLPTILVTHDRADADAAGGALIHIGAERQS, from the coding sequence ATGCGAACGCCAGGCAAGACGATGCCTCTGACTTTGTCCGATGTGACGATCCGGCTGGCCGACCGGCTGCTGCTTTCCGTTTCGGCGACGGTCATGCCCGGCGACGTCCTGACGATCATGGGTCCGTCGGGCTCCGGCAAGTCGACGCTGCTCGCCTATATCGGCGGATTTCTCGACCCTGCCTTTACCGCCAGCGGTGCAGTTCTGCTCGGGCAGGACGATCTGATCGCGCTGCGGCCGCAACAGCGCCACACCGGCATTCTCTTCCAGGATCCGCTGCTGTTCCCGCATCTTTCGGTCGGCGGCAACATCGTCTTTGCCATACCCGAGGCGTTCAAGGACCGAGACGTCAGGCGTCGGATGGCAGAAAACGCGCTCGATGAAGGCGGGCTTGGCGGGTTCTTCGACCGCGACCCGGAGACGCTTTCGGGCGGGCAGAAGGCGCGTGTCGCGCTCCAACGCGTGCTTCTCTCCGAGCCGCGCCTGCTGCTGCTCGACGAGCCTTTTTCCAAACTCGACATGGCCTTGCGCCAGCAAACGCGCGAGCTGGTCTTTGCCAAGGCGCGGTCCGCAGGCCTGCCGACAATCCTCGTGACCCATGACCGCGCGGACGCGGACGCCGCCGGCGGTGCGCTCATCCATATCGGAGCGGAGAGACAATCGTGA
- a CDS encoding ABC transporter permease, producing MLCLPVLAGLAGTLLPAFGYLPALGGTQLTLGHFEALVAQPHILRSALISLAAGLISTFVTLMVVCTFVAGFAGTRPFAFIQHLLSPLLAVPHAASAFAIAFLIAPSGFLIRLASPELTGFDRPPDWLVPNDPLGLSMISGLIAKEMPFLLLVMLAALPQLPVANARRLMSALGYGRVSGFIIALWPLLYRQIRLPVFAVLVYSTSVIDVAMILGPRLPPTLPVRIAQWLADDDIGARFLASAGAVLQLALGLFAIVVWIGVERLGRLCHRRLSASGKRLSDDRLLRRTAAVITTLSAALIFTGLGLLALWSIAGLWPFPDSLPTSLTFRTWQRALGGFAGPLANTIIIALLSSLLALAIAIGLLSRSAHGTAERWFPVFLPLLVPEIAFVFGLQILAAMAGFSPSIATVAAVHLVFVLPYVLLSLAPPWRALDRRYEQVASGLGKSPLKILMTIRLPMLLRACLTAFAVGFAVSVSLYLPTVLIGAGRVTTITTEAVALSSGGDRRIIGVYALLQALLPFLGFLIASLVPQLLFRHRRAMRI from the coding sequence ATGCTGTGCCTGCCGGTTTTGGCTGGTCTCGCCGGCACCCTGCTTCCGGCCTTCGGCTACCTGCCCGCACTCGGCGGTACGCAGCTCACGCTCGGGCATTTCGAGGCGCTGGTCGCCCAGCCGCATATCCTGCGCTCGGCTCTGATCAGTCTGGCGGCAGGGTTGATCAGCACGTTTGTCACCCTGATGGTGGTCTGCACCTTTGTCGCGGGTTTCGCCGGAACGCGACCCTTCGCCTTCATCCAGCATCTGCTTTCACCGCTGCTGGCCGTTCCGCACGCCGCATCGGCATTTGCGATCGCCTTCCTGATCGCGCCGTCCGGTTTTCTCATTCGGCTCGCCTCTCCCGAACTCACCGGCTTCGACCGACCGCCGGACTGGCTCGTGCCGAACGATCCGCTCGGGTTGTCGATGATATCCGGTCTTATTGCCAAGGAGATGCCCTTTCTGCTGCTGGTAATGCTGGCGGCACTGCCGCAGCTGCCCGTGGCGAATGCGCGACGTTTGATGTCAGCTCTCGGCTATGGCCGGGTATCGGGCTTTATCATCGCGCTCTGGCCGCTGCTTTATCGGCAGATCCGCCTGCCTGTCTTCGCGGTGCTGGTCTACTCGACCTCGGTGATCGACGTCGCGATGATCCTTGGGCCCCGATTGCCGCCGACATTGCCGGTACGTATCGCCCAATGGCTGGCCGACGACGACATCGGCGCCCGGTTCCTCGCTTCGGCCGGCGCCGTGCTGCAGCTAGCGCTCGGCCTGTTCGCGATCGTGGTCTGGATCGGCGTCGAACGGCTCGGTCGTCTTTGTCACCGGCGCCTGAGCGCTTCGGGAAAACGCCTGAGTGACGACCGACTTCTTCGCCGGACCGCAGCCGTGATCACGACCTTGTCCGCGGCGTTGATCTTTACCGGGCTCGGCCTGCTGGCGCTCTGGTCGATTGCAGGGCTGTGGCCATTCCCTGATAGTCTGCCGACAAGCCTCACCTTCAGAACATGGCAACGCGCCCTTGGAGGGTTCGCCGGACCTCTGGCCAACACTATCATCATCGCCCTGCTGTCATCGCTCCTCGCACTTGCGATCGCCATCGGCCTGCTATCGCGCAGTGCTCACGGCACCGCCGAGCGCTGGTTTCCCGTCTTCCTGCCATTGCTGGTCCCGGAGATCGCCTTCGTGTTTGGATTGCAGATCCTGGCAGCAATGGCGGGGTTTTCGCCGTCGATCGCCACCGTTGCCGCCGTGCATCTGGTCTTCGTTCTGCCCTATGTGCTTCTGTCACTAGCGCCGCCCTGGCGGGCGCTCGACCGGCGCTACGAACAGGTCGCATCGGGACTGGGTAAATCGCCACTCAAGATCCTCATGACCATTCGACTGCCCATGCTGCTTCGCGCCTGCCTGACGGCATTTGCCGTCGGCTTTGCGGTCTCCGTCAGCCTCTACCTGCCGACCGTGCTGATCGGCGCCGGACGGGTGACGACGATCACCACCGAGGCGGTGGCGCTTTCGTCGGGAGGAGATCGGCGCATCATCGGCGTTTATGCGCTGCTTCAGGCACTGTTGCCGTTTCTCGGTTTTCTCATTGCATCGCTCGTGCCGCAGTTGCTATTCCGCCACCGACGGGCAATGAGGATCTGA